The following is a genomic window from Deltaproteobacteria bacterium.
GATTTTACAAGGAGTCTACCGCCGTGGTCTCGACGGGAACGCTGCATCTCCCGACGCCTTGCTCAAGCGTGATCGTTGCGGGACTCTAGCGAATCTGGCGTGGGAGTTGGTGGAGCGGGGAGTGGAATGAGAACGCTCGACAATCTCCTTAGCGTCATACTGGAGGACATGCCATGCACTCCTGGTCTGCACTGCCGGCTGCCGCACTGAAGAACGTGGGTGCGATGTCCGCCGATTTCCTTGCGCGCGGCATTGGCGATTGTCGCGCCGCCGGCTGTTACCTCCATCGACTGCCGTACGGGCGGAACACCGACCGTGCCAATTTCCGACTGGTGCTTCCCGAGGGCCGGGGGACGTGTAGTACCAAGCATGCTCTCTTGGCGGAACTCGCTCGGGAACAAGAGCTTCCGCTTCTGCTGACTTTAGGTATTTACGAAATGCACGAGCGCAACACGCCGGGTGTCGGCTACATCCTCGGTCGATACGGCTTGCCGTTCATCCCCGAGGCGCATTGTTACCTGACCTATCGGGGCAGGCGGATCGACGTGACCCGCTCTGGCGTGGAACCGACCGAGCCGATTGATCGATTTCTTTATGAAGAGACAATCGTGCCCGAACACATCGGCGACTACAAGGTGCACATGCACCAACGCTTTCTACGTGAGTGGGTCGTCAGTACGGACTTCGCTGGGAATAGAAGCTTCGACGAGGTCTGGGCGATCCGTGAGGCGTGTATTGCCGCGCTGAGCCAGAAGGCATGACATTCATGTTATGGTGCGGCCATTCAGCTTTGTCATTCTGAATGCAGTGAAGAATCTTGCGTTCACCGCCCAAGAAAGATGTCTCGCTCCGCTCGACATGACACATTGCCCCCTGTTATTCGGATAGGGTCTTAGTCATGCTTAGATCGTTTCGTAAAAAAGGGGGGCATTATGCCTGGACCGCTTGCCGGACTTCGTATCGTTGACGTGACCCAGATGATTTCTGGCCCTATGGCTACGGGACTCCTGGCCGATCAGGGGGCGGATGTTATCAAAGTGGAGCCGCCGGGCATGGGCGACCTGACCCGCGCGCTCGGCGGTGGGCAACGCCGCATCTCGCCAACATTCACGGTGGTGAACCGCAATAAACGTTCGGTGGTGTTGAACCTCAAAGCACAGCGGGGGCTCGATCTGCTCAAGCAGATGGTGGCAAAAGCCGACCTGTTCGTACAGAACTTCCGCCCCGGCGTGGCCGAGCACATGGGCATCGGCGAGGCGGCGCTGCGCGCGGTGAAGCCGGATCTGATCTACGTGTCGATCAGCGGCTTCGGTGACAAAGGACCTTATACGCACAAGCGTGTGTACGATCCGGTCATTCAGGCGTTGTCCGGGCTGGCCTCCATTCAAGCGGATGGCAAGACGGGCCGACCCAACATGATGCGCTTGATCATTCCCGATAAAGTCACGGCGCTGACCGCCGCGCAGGCGATGACTGCCGCCCTGCTGGCGCGCGAACGGACGGGGCAGGGGCAGCATGTCCGTCTGGCGATGCTCGACTCCGTGGTGGCGTTTCTGTGGCCCGAAGCTATGGCGTTGCATACGTTCGTGACGGACAAGGATGTTGTCACTCGCCCGGCGTCACGTGACCTAGTTTTCGAGACCCTCGACAGCTACATCACCGTGGGCACGGTGTCGGATGCCGAGTGGTTAGGGTTGACGCGGGCGTTTGGAACCCCTGAGTGGCTGGACGATCCTCGTTTCAAAACCATTCCTGGCCGGGTGAAATATACCGAGGTGCGGCTCGAACTTGTTGCCGAAGTGCTGAAAACCAGAACCTCCGCCGAGTGGCTGGCGCGGTTGGATGCCGAGCAAGTGCCGTGCGCGCCGATCTTGAGTCGCGAGGATCTGTTGACCGACCCACAGATTGCCGTCAACGAATTGATTGTCGAGTCCGATCATCCGCACGTGGGACGGCTGCGGCAAACGCGGCCCGCCGCGCGGTTCGACGTAACCTCTCCCGAATTATTGCGCATCCCCGCTCCTAAGCTGGGCGAGCATACCGACATGGTGTTGAGCGAGCTGGGGCTGTCCTCAGAACAGATTGCCGCGCTCCGAGAAGCCGGAGTCGCGGCGTAAGGTGGGCGGCTCAGTCCATCAGTCTGCCAGTCCTACAGTCCATTAGTCCCGCAGTCAGACAGTCTAAAAGTTCTACAGTCAGACCGAACGACTGCTTGACTGAACGACTGTTCGACTGCCTTACATTTTACACGAGACCTGCGTCTTGCCCGTGCAGGCATCCGTGCCCGCCCCGTCCTTGATGACATCGTTGCCGCTGGTGCTAGTGATGACGTCGTTACCAGCAGTCGAAAAGGTAGGGGCGAGGCATGCCGGGCCTTACGGACTACGCTTTCGCGCTGGGTCTGGTCGAGACCGCTTCGTACCAGCGCGCCAAATTCTTCTGTTCGGGTTGAATCTTGATCTTCGATACCTTGCCGAAGTCGATGGCGCACAGCGCCGTGATGTCCGCGATGGTGTAGCGTTCGCCAGCGATGAACGGATGGTCTGCCAGCGCACCATCCAGCCACGCGAGAAAGCTCTCGGCGTTTTTCTTCTGCACCTCCGCGTATTCCGGCACTTGTAGAATGCGGCCTTTGAAGAACTCGTGACGCTGACGGAAGGCGTCGGCGGTAGGCAGCAAGAGCCCAAGTTCGATACGCCGCTGCCACATCTCGACAATAGCGCGGTCTTTGGT
Proteins encoded in this region:
- a CDS encoding glutathione S-transferase family protein; this encodes MQIYDSNTAPNPRRVRVFLAEKGIHVPYEQVDIVNAVNRGAEFRQKNPMGTLPVLELDDGTCIAETVAICRYFEELHPQPPLMGVDTKDRAIVEMWQRRIELGLLLPTADAFRQRHEFFKGRILQVPEYAEVQKKNAESFLAWLDGALADHPFIAGERYTIADITALCAIDFGKVSKIKIQPEQKNLARWYEAVSTRPSAKA
- a CDS encoding CoA transferase encodes the protein MPGPLAGLRIVDVTQMISGPMATGLLADQGADVIKVEPPGMGDLTRALGGGQRRISPTFTVVNRNKRSVVLNLKAQRGLDLLKQMVAKADLFVQNFRPGVAEHMGIGEAALRAVKPDLIYVSISGFGDKGPYTHKRVYDPVIQALSGLASIQADGKTGRPNMMRLIIPDKVTALTAAQAMTAALLARERTGQGQHVRLAMLDSVVAFLWPEAMALHTFVTDKDVVTRPASRDLVFETLDSYITVGTVSDAEWLGLTRAFGTPEWLDDPRFKTIPGRVKYTEVRLELVAEVLKTRTSAEWLARLDAEQVPCAPILSREDLLTDPQIAVNELIVESDHPHVGRLRQTRPAARFDVTSPELLRIPAPKLGEHTDMVLSELGLSSEQIAALREAGVAA